The DNA region GTCGATGTAGAGGTTCTCGGCCTCGACCGGCGTGCTGCCGCCGCCGGCCTTCAGCGTGAGGCTGACGGAACCGATCAACGGGATGTCCGGGGTGACCACGGACTGGCACATGTTGGTGATCTTGGCGCTCTTGAACGCCGACACCGCAACCGGGTGCGCCGTCTTCTCACCCTTGAGCGTGTAGCCCTGGTCGATGGCCCCGTACTGCGAGAAGCCAACACCGTCGAGCCGGTCCGCCGTCACCTTGAACGACTGACCCGACACGCTGAACGACGCGGCGAGAGCACCCTGAGCCAGGGCGACACCTATCGCGGCGGTCGCGGCCACACTGGGCACCATGACTACCGCGAACCGCTTCCATCTGGTCCCGCCACGCACCTGGGACTCCATATTTCCTCCTTCTCGGACGTACATCTCCGGCCCTGGCTGCCCCCAGACGGCGGCTCAGCCGGGCAGGGATGGGAGAAGTGCTACGTCCTCGGGAAGGAGAGCGCCCCAACCCGGAGGCGCGGAACGCACCCGAATCACCGGCGATCACCCCCGAGCGACAACCACTGGTCGCGCCTGAACACTTCACGCACAACCTGCCGGACAGGCTCCACCGAACGGCGAAGACCCCCCTGCCCAAGGGCCGGCTCCACTGCCGCCGTCCCTACTCGGTGGGGACCCAAGGAAACCCGCTGACCCGATTGGCTGTCGGAGAAGGGGAATGGACCGAGCGTCGCCGATCGTGGTGCATTCTCGCCGCCCGCACAAGGGGGTTCGTTACTGGCTAGTAACGGCCGGATAACCGAACAACGACCCGTCGGTATCGGCCGACAACTCTGGGTGGCACCAAGGGCGGTGACAAAGTGATCGAACCTTGGACGGAATCCGACAGATCACCGCCTCTGACTTACTCGCAGTAACAGCGGCCACGTTTACCAAGTTTTGGTAAAACGCGGCCGCAGTGTCGCTCTGTCGCCAAATCCTTCACTCGGGCACCACGGGTCCCGACGTTTAGCGACTGGTCAGAACAGGGCCCGGGCCAGCGCCCGGCGCGCCGCGGCGACACGGGGGTCGTCGGGTCCCACGACCTCGAAGAGCTCAAGAAGCCGTACGCGCGCCGCGTCCCGGTCGTCACCCGCTGTACGCGCCACCGCGTCGACGAGCCGCCCGAAGGCGTCCTCGACATGGCCGCCCACCAGATCCAGGTCGGCGGCGGCGATCTGCGCCGCTACGTCACCGGGATTGTCGGCGGCCTCCTTGCGCACCTGCTGCGGGTCGGCGGCCTGCACCCGCTGGAGCAACTCGGCCTGGGCCAGGCCGAGCTTGGCCTCCGTGTTGCCCGGGTCGTCACTCAGCACGTTCTTGTACGCCTGCACCGCGCCGCCGAAGTCGCCCGCGTCCAGGGCCTGTACGGCGGCTTCGAGCAGCGCGTCGTACGGACCGGCCGGGACCTGGGGCTCCGCGGGCTGCTCGCCCTGCTCGCCGTCCGGGTCGACGGTCAGGCCCGTCAGACCGAAGCGCTCCTCGGCGACCTGTACGAGCTGGTCGAGGGTGCCCCGGATCTGGGCCTCGGGGGCGGCGCCCTGGAAGAGCGGCAGGGCCTGCCCGGCCACCACCGCGAACACCGCCGGGATCCCCTGGATCCCGAACTGCTGCATCAACATCTGATTCGCGTCGACGTCGATCTTGGCGAGGACGAACCGGCCGTTGTACTCGGCGGTGAGCCGCTCCAGGAGCGGGCTGAGCTGCTTGCACGGCTCGCACCACTCGGCCCAGAAGTCGATGACGACCGGCACCTCGGTGGAGCGCTGCAGGACGTCCCGCTCAAAACCCGCCTCGTCGACGTCGATGACGAGACTCGACGGCGACACCGCGGAGACGGCTCCGCCGCCCTGCCGCGCCGCTTCCGCACGCGCCTGCTCCGCCTTCGCCTTGGCCTCTTGGGCCGCCTTCACCGCGGCGAGGTCGACGACTCCGCTCATGGACATGTTCCGTGGCTGCATGCGTCTATCCTCCCCCCTCCGCGCGCCTGTGTGAAAAGCGTTGTGAAAGCTGGTCGCTCACGTGGTCCAGTACTGGTCAACGTCGGTCCTGGCGCCGGGTCCCCACCTGGCGCCGCGCGGTTGTCGCTCACGCACGAGCTTTCGCTACGGGTCGTAGCGTAACTGTCCCGGGGGAATCACGGCAGGCACCTTTCGGTGATCTCCCTCACGACTCCACCGAATCCCCTTACTCAGCAGTCCCCGGATATGGTCACCGGCATGCAGAGCCGCACCTCCGCCCCCCGCACCGGGCGTCCCCGCAGCGCCGCCGCGGACACCGCGATCCTGGCGGCGACACGTGCGGCTCTCGTCGAACTGGGCTGGTCCAAGCTGACGCTGGGGGACGTGGCGACGCGTGCCGGGGTCGCGAAGACAACCCTCTACCGCCGGTGGGCGGGCAAGAACGAACTCGTGGTCGACGCGGTGGCGGCGCTCTTCGACGAGCTGGAGCTGCCCGACCGGGGGAGCCTCGCGGCGGACATCGAGGGCGTGGTGCTCCAGTTCGCGGCGATCCTCGCCCGTCCCGAGGCGAAGAGCGGGCTCATGGCGGTGCTGGCCGAGTCGACGCGGGACGACGCGTTGCGGGAGCGGATCCGGGCGTCGGTCGTCGACCGGCAGAAACGGCTGGTCCTGGAAGGGCGTCGGCGGGCCCAGGTCCGGGGCGAACTCCCTCCGGAGTCCGACCCCTCGGCCGCCGGCCGCACGGTCGATCTCATCTTCGACATGGTCGCCGGTGCGGTGGTCCACCGAACCCTCGTCAGCGCCGAACCGGTCGACCCGACCTGGGTCCACGACTTCACCCGGGTCCTGCTGCTGGGCCTCGCGGGCGCGGCCACGACCGAGACTTGACCTTTTTTCGCCCCCGCCGCCCCTACCCGTTCCCTTCCCCTGGGGGCTGGCGCCCCCGGACCCCCACTGAAGTTCAGCCCCTCCGGCGTTTGAGGAGCGGGGGTTCGGGGGCGGAGCCCCCGAGTAAGTGACGGGAATGGGTAGGGGCGGCGGGGGCGAGGAAGAGGCTAGAACCCCGCCGGTTCCGTGTACTCGCCCCACTCGTCCCGGAGGGCGTCGCAGATTTCGCCGAGGGTCGCCTCGGCCCGCACCGCGTCGAGCATCGGCACGATCATGTTGGACCCGTCCCGCGCGGCACCGAGCATCGCGCGAAGGGCGGCATCCACAGCCGACTCGGAGCGAGAAGCCCGACGCCCCGAGAGCACCCGAACCTGCTCCCGCTCCACCTCATGACCGACCCGCAGAATCTCCAAGTCACCAGTGACAGAGCCGTGGTGGACGTTGACACCCACAACCCGCTTCTCCCCCTTCTCCACGGCCCGCTGGTACCGGAACGCCGACTCCGCGATCTCCCCGGTGAACCACCCGTCCTCGATCCCCCGCAGAATCCCGGACGTGACGGGCCCGATCGGATGCACCCCGTCGGGATGCGCCCGCACCCCCCGCTCCCTGATCTGCTCGAAGATCCGCTCCGCGTCCGCCTCGATCCGGTCCGTCAGCTGCTCGACGTACCAGGAACCGCCCAGCGGATCAGCGACGTTGGCGACACCGGTCTCCTCCATCAATACCTGCTGCGTACGCAGAGCGATCTCCGCCGCCTGCTCGGACGGCAGGGCGAGCGTCTCGTCAAGCGCGTTCGTGTGCAGCGAGTTGGTGCCGCCCAGCACCGCCGCGA from Streptomyces sp. NBC_00258 includes:
- a CDS encoding DUF6230 family protein, which gives rise to MESQVRGGTRWKRFAVVMVPSVAATAAIGVALAQGALAASFSVSGQSFKVTADRLDGVGFSQYGAIDQGYTLKGEKTAHPVAVSAFKSAKITNMCQSVVTPDIPLIGSVSLTLKAGGGSTPVEAENLYIDVEDLQANATFRNIDIGVAAGNADKGPGMKGGKEQANPYGFAQQADSATLTDVKQTAWATTAGTFKLSGLKMSLSKGVKECY
- a CDS encoding tetratricopeptide repeat protein, translating into MQPRNMSMSGVVDLAAVKAAQEAKAKAEQARAEAARQGGGAVSAVSPSSLVIDVDEAGFERDVLQRSTEVPVVIDFWAEWCEPCKQLSPLLERLTAEYNGRFVLAKIDVDANQMLMQQFGIQGIPAVFAVVAGQALPLFQGAAPEAQIRGTLDQLVQVAEERFGLTGLTVDPDGEQGEQPAEPQVPAGPYDALLEAAVQALDAGDFGGAVQAYKNVLSDDPGNTEAKLGLAQAELLQRVQAADPQQVRKEAADNPGDVAAQIAAADLDLVGGHVEDAFGRLVDAVARTAGDDRDAARVRLLELFEVVGPDDPRVAAARRALARALF
- a CDS encoding TetR/AcrR family transcriptional regulator, whose product is MQSRTSAPRTGRPRSAAADTAILAATRAALVELGWSKLTLGDVATRAGVAKTTLYRRWAGKNELVVDAVAALFDELELPDRGSLAADIEGVVLQFAAILARPEAKSGLMAVLAESTRDDALRERIRASVVDRQKRLVLEGRRRAQVRGELPPESDPSAAGRTVDLIFDMVAGAVVHRTLVSAEPVDPTWVHDFTRVLLLGLAGAATTET